Proteins encoded by one window of Flavobacterium sp. N502540:
- the apaG gene encoding Co2+/Mg2+ efflux protein ApaG has protein sequence MVSQITRGIKISVLTSFEGTYFKNYKIHFAFSYVVTIENHSKDSVQLTSRHWEIFDSLNDLEIVDGEGVIGKKPVLKPGENHTYSSGCLLSSPYGAMKGHFNMINFTTTKTFKVIVPTFRMCAPFALN, from the coding sequence ATGGTTTCTCAGATAACAAGAGGCATAAAAATATCTGTTTTGACTAGTTTTGAAGGTACTTACTTCAAGAACTATAAGATTCACTTTGCTTTTAGCTATGTCGTTACAATCGAAAATCACAGCAAAGATTCTGTTCAGTTAACTTCCCGTCACTGGGAAATTTTCGACTCTTTGAACGACCTTGAGATTGTTGACGGTGAAGGTGTTATTGGGAAAAAACCGGTTTTAAAACCCGGCGAAAATCACACTTATAGTTCAGGCTGTTTATTGTCATCTCCTTATGGTGCGATGAAAGGTCATTTTAATATGATCAACTTTACCACTACCAAAACATTCAAAGTAATTGTTCCTACTTTCAGAATGTGTGCTCCTTTTGCTTTAAACTAA
- a CDS encoding hydantoinase/oxoprolinase family protein: MRVATDIGGTFTDLVFFDYDKTNKEVTTVKVSKASTTPGEFEKGILNAIKKIDLDLRTIEFFAHGTTVVINAITERKGSKTALITTQGFRDVLEIGRGTRPDLYNFNFKKEAPFVERYLRQEIQERINYLGEIVTPLNTDNLDDLLHYFIDEGVESIAICLLHAYKNPIHEKKLCEIIKQKYPQIQVIASHEVTREWREYERTSTTVLSAYVKPIATKYLNNLTHNLQKKGYHHNLYIMQSNGGITTVDDVKANPITLIESGPASGMLGGVVLGRTINKQNLIILDIGGTTAKCSLIENGVPKIVTTYTIEKTKTQAGFPILTPVIDIVEIGNGGGSIAWIDSGGKMRVGPHSTGASPGPSSYGKGGTSLTTTDANVICNRIHKDYFLGGELKPDFDSIEKAAEPLRKELEMSTVEIARGIIRIANSNMVNALKSVSVNKGYDPRDFSLVVIGGGGPMHGAYLAEELQIPEVIIPLNAGVFSAFGMLMSDLRRDYIRTDVLDLKQNNLNTLQKVFDEMEKESIHAYEKDKYEKEVIHFEYYLDLRYNGQEHSVKLKLNDVKKLNLKEIEDAFHLLHKKRYTFKLDDTIIEIVNYHLVAEVKVNKPLIGKVEAKNTSVEDALITTEKVDFDQQGIFLSHFYEREKLNPNWVIQGPAIIVESSTSTVIPPNCEGRIDSYANIIISKKNTNELR; the protein is encoded by the coding sequence ATGAGAGTTGCAACAGACATAGGAGGAACTTTTACCGATTTAGTTTTCTTTGACTATGATAAAACAAACAAAGAAGTTACCACTGTAAAAGTATCAAAAGCAAGCACAACTCCTGGCGAGTTTGAAAAAGGAATACTAAACGCTATCAAAAAAATCGATCTGGATTTACGTACTATCGAATTTTTTGCTCATGGTACAACCGTGGTAATTAATGCCATTACAGAACGAAAAGGTTCTAAAACGGCCTTAATTACAACACAAGGATTTAGGGATGTTCTGGAAATAGGAAGAGGGACACGACCTGATTTATACAACTTCAATTTCAAAAAAGAAGCTCCTTTTGTAGAACGTTACCTGCGTCAGGAAATACAGGAACGCATTAATTACCTGGGCGAAATTGTAACTCCGCTAAACACAGACAACCTGGATGATTTACTGCACTATTTTATTGATGAAGGTGTCGAATCGATAGCAATTTGCTTGTTACATGCCTACAAAAACCCTATTCATGAAAAAAAACTGTGCGAAATTATAAAACAAAAATACCCGCAAATTCAGGTTATTGCATCACACGAAGTTACAAGAGAGTGGCGGGAATATGAGAGAACCAGCACAACTGTGCTATCTGCTTATGTTAAACCTATCGCTACGAAATATTTGAATAATCTAACCCATAACCTTCAAAAAAAAGGATACCATCATAACTTGTATATCATGCAATCCAACGGTGGCATAACAACGGTTGATGATGTAAAAGCAAACCCTATAACCCTTATCGAATCGGGTCCTGCAAGCGGTATGTTAGGTGGCGTTGTACTAGGAAGAACAATAAACAAACAAAACTTAATTATTTTGGACATTGGCGGTACAACAGCAAAATGTTCTTTGATTGAAAATGGGGTCCCAAAAATTGTAACGACTTATACTATCGAGAAAACAAAAACACAGGCCGGATTTCCTATCCTAACCCCTGTCATCGATATTGTCGAAATAGGAAATGGAGGCGGCAGTATTGCCTGGATAGATTCTGGTGGAAAAATGCGGGTTGGCCCTCATAGTACAGGTGCAAGTCCGGGACCTTCTTCGTATGGAAAAGGAGGAACTTCGCTAACTACAACAGATGCCAATGTGATTTGCAACAGGATTCACAAAGACTATTTCCTTGGTGGTGAATTAAAACCCGATTTTGACAGTATAGAAAAAGCAGCAGAACCGCTTCGAAAAGAATTAGAAATGTCTACTGTCGAAATTGCGCGAGGTATCATTCGTATTGCAAATTCGAATATGGTTAATGCTTTAAAGAGCGTTTCAGTCAATAAAGGATACGACCCCAGAGACTTTTCTTTGGTTGTTATTGGAGGCGGAGGCCCTATGCATGGCGCTTACTTAGCCGAAGAATTGCAAATACCAGAAGTAATTATCCCCCTAAATGCAGGTGTATTTTCAGCATTTGGTATGTTAATGTCCGACCTGAGAAGAGATTACATTCGTACAGATGTCTTAGATTTAAAACAAAACAACCTGAACACGCTTCAAAAGGTTTTTGACGAAATGGAAAAGGAATCTATCCATGCTTACGAAAAAGATAAATATGAAAAAGAAGTCATTCATTTTGAATATTATTTAGACTTAAGGTATAATGGTCAGGAGCATTCTGTTAAACTAAAACTGAATGATGTAAAAAAGCTAAACCTTAAAGAAATCGAGGATGCTTTTCATCTCTTACATAAAAAAAGATACACTTTTAAACTTGACGATACTATTATCGAAATTGTAAATTATCATTTGGTTGCTGAAGTAAAAGTAAACAAACCTCTCATTGGAAAAGTTGAAGCAAAAAACACCTCTGTTGAAGATGCTTTAATCACAACAGAAAAGGTAGATTTTGACCAGCAGGGTATCTTCCTAAGTCATTTTTACGAGCGCGAAAAACTAAACCCAAATTGGGTTATTCAAGGCCCCGCAATTATTGTTGAAAGCTCAACCTCAACTGTAATCCCTCCCAATTGTGAAGGCAGAATTGATTCTTACGCCAATATTATTATCTCTAAAAAAAATACAAATGAGCTTAGATAA
- a CDS encoding TonB-dependent receptor, with protein sequence MKLLLLIILCCGQIVLSQEKRSIGGRITDDLGSPVSGASVMEKLNPKNGTITDFDGSFILQLDENSKELEISSTGFKSKVVAVEGTIVNVSLEQNENELKEVTIKGFGSLASRARVRLQSIQSLPETTVAVNAQTIEANGINNIQTFTSQISNVTFNQAQQPGVNFLTVRGISQIRNGESPVAVVIDGMTLPDASAMNMSLYDLELLEFVKGPQGTLYGKNAIAGAINITTKDPTNKYKNKITLSTGNGGLLGARFSSSGPLAKNKFYYSVSGGYKSFDGLINNTFLNKKVDFSKEYNIRAKLKYVFNLQWSATFVQDNFKIKAGGNYYVTKTDIFNASIPPLADNDYSHEPFGDIMGDSQLSNSLSSLKIEGNLSKVRFQSVTSFNATKRYYIGENDYSQYAFSKVSQDSDSDTFSQEFRLTSKDSKDSKFNYTVGTLFQNSKRYLNTSTFLNKTFYEGGYTDASAANAKYDTKPLVGNNDDNTIRTIAAFVFGDYKITSKLTASAGVRADNDQLENKAHISHTFSKTNITVWQPKLSLAYQFSETVLGYVNYGKGYRSGGFNSAKTIKFEKEYQPEFTNNYEIGIKTSFWNNRIIFNNAFYQIDFKNQQQYTFIPLTPSVLGIYNLDKVKISGFESEIKFKATNNLDFFAGLGFNNGKIEKGSYNQLTNAAAFDYKTYKTIDISGNTSPYTIKNTLQVGGNANFALSEKSTLGFYVNADHRGEQFWDSREQYKQEPFTLVNARVNLNLSHFGLTLWANNIFNTKYNPEFFPTAEFGFNNLRFPSTPCTLGLDLSYKF encoded by the coding sequence ATGAAACTTTTACTATTAATCATTTTATGTTGTGGTCAAATCGTTTTGAGCCAAGAGAAAAGAAGTATTGGAGGCCGCATAACCGATGATTTAGGTTCTCCTGTTTCGGGCGCTTCTGTAATGGAGAAATTAAATCCTAAAAATGGAACCATTACTGATTTTGATGGGTCTTTTATTTTACAATTAGACGAAAACTCAAAAGAATTAGAAATCTCTTCAACAGGATTCAAGAGCAAAGTAGTTGCTGTAGAAGGCACTATCGTAAATGTCTCTTTAGAACAAAATGAAAATGAACTGAAGGAAGTCACGATTAAAGGATTTGGCTCTTTGGCAAGTAGAGCCAGAGTAAGACTGCAATCGATACAAAGTTTACCGGAAACGACGGTTGCCGTAAATGCCCAGACTATTGAAGCCAATGGGATCAATAATATCCAAACCTTTACCTCTCAAATTTCGAATGTAACTTTCAATCAGGCGCAACAGCCCGGAGTTAACTTTCTTACCGTAAGGGGGATTTCGCAAATACGAAATGGAGAATCTCCTGTTGCCGTTGTGATCGACGGAATGACTTTACCCGATGCAAGTGCTATGAACATGTCCCTGTATGATTTAGAATTATTGGAATTTGTGAAGGGTCCGCAAGGAACTTTATACGGGAAAAATGCCATCGCCGGCGCTATTAATATCACAACCAAAGACCCTACAAATAAGTACAAAAATAAAATTACGCTCTCTACGGGAAACGGAGGTTTACTTGGTGCCAGATTTTCCTCTTCGGGGCCACTTGCAAAAAACAAGTTTTACTACAGTGTATCGGGAGGTTATAAATCGTTTGACGGACTAATAAACAACACTTTTTTAAATAAAAAAGTAGATTTTTCCAAAGAATACAATATTCGGGCAAAATTAAAATATGTGTTCAACTTGCAATGGTCTGCAACCTTTGTTCAGGACAATTTTAAAATTAAAGCTGGCGGAAATTATTATGTTACCAAAACAGACATCTTTAACGCTTCGATTCCTCCTCTTGCAGACAATGATTATTCTCATGAACCTTTTGGTGATATTATGGGAGACTCCCAATTATCCAATTCTTTAAGCAGTTTAAAAATTGAAGGTAATTTAAGTAAAGTAAGATTTCAATCTGTGACTTCTTTTAATGCTACCAAAAGATACTATATTGGAGAAAATGATTATTCGCAATATGCCTTCAGCAAGGTGTCTCAGGACTCTGACTCTGATACTTTTAGTCAGGAATTCAGGCTTACTTCTAAAGATTCAAAAGACTCTAAATTTAATTATACCGTTGGAACCTTATTCCAAAACAGCAAACGCTACTTAAACACGTCGACTTTTTTGAATAAAACGTTTTACGAAGGCGGTTATACAGACGCTTCCGCCGCAAATGCCAAGTACGACACCAAGCCATTGGTTGGCAACAATGACGATAATACGATAAGAACAATTGCTGCATTTGTTTTTGGTGATTACAAAATAACTTCAAAGTTAACCGCATCAGCCGGAGTGCGTGCGGATAATGACCAATTGGAAAACAAAGCACATATTTCTCATACGTTTTCAAAAACTAATATAACCGTTTGGCAGCCTAAACTTTCCTTAGCTTATCAATTTTCTGAAACTGTTTTAGGCTATGTAAATTATGGAAAAGGATACAGAAGTGGCGGATTTAACTCGGCCAAAACGATAAAATTTGAGAAAGAGTACCAACCTGAATTTACAAATAATTACGAAATTGGTATTAAAACCAGCTTTTGGAACAACCGAATTATTTTTAATAATGCTTTTTATCAAATCGATTTCAAAAATCAGCAACAATATACCTTTATTCCCCTTACCCCTTCTGTACTGGGCATTTACAATCTGGACAAAGTAAAAATATCCGGATTTGAATCTGAAATAAAATTTAAAGCCACTAATAATTTAGACTTTTTTGCCGGTTTAGGCTTTAATAACGGCAAAATTGAAAAAGGAAGTTACAACCAGTTAACGAATGCCGCCGCTTTTGATTATAAGACTTATAAAACAATTGACATTAGCGGCAACACCTCTCCCTATACTATAAAAAATACCCTTCAGGTTGGTGGTAATGCGAATTTTGCCCTGAGCGAAAAATCAACTTTAGGATTTTATGTAAATGCAGATCACAGAGGAGAACAGTTTTGGGATTCTCGTGAACAATACAAACAGGAACCTTTTACCCTTGTCAACGCCAGAGTAAATTTAAACCTAAGTCATTTTGGATTAACGCTTTGGGCAAATAATATTTTTAATACTAAATACAATCCCGAATTTTTTCCTACGGCCGAGTTTGGGTTTAACAATTTAAGATTTCCAAGCACTCCATGTACTTTGGGCTTAGATCTATCCTATAAATTCTAA